The Henckelia pumila isolate YLH828 chromosome 2, ASM3356847v2, whole genome shotgun sequence genome includes a window with the following:
- the LOC140884384 gene encoding homeobox-leucine zipper protein ATHB-54-like, producing the protein MDSRVYEDSHVKNVLLKKDERIHSTPEVLDSSWVPTSSSLIHGSTSMVNFEDVRGETKTEGSFFAPTDANEDYDGSFYQYEKKRRLLPNQVRSLEKCFDVDNKLEPDRKVQLAKELNLQPRQVAIWFQNRRARCKMKHIEREYDILKASYDKLKADYDTLYKENENLKNEVHLLKKPKLEAIYVRNQALMDVANSAKSDVLDPDSPHYTDGNHSGLLDPADSSHLLEPTDPSDFSQDEDDSLSRSLLLSSSCFQKLELEKHDDLQPNSCNLGFPIQDQGTWFWSY; encoded by the exons ATGGATAGCAGAGTTTATGAAGATTCCCACGTGAAGAATGTTTTGCTAAAGAAAGATGAAAGGATCCATTCGACTCCCGAAGTTCTTGATTCTAGCTGGGTTCCCACTTCTTCCTCTCTTATTCATG GCTCTACTTCCATGGTGAACTTCGAAGATGTCAGAGGAGAAACCAAAACAGAGGGCTCCTTCTTCGCACCTACTGATGCCAATGAAGATTATGATGGATCCTTCTACCAATACGAGAAAAAAAGGCGTCTTTTACCCAATCAAGTTCGGTCTCTTGAAAAGTGTTTCGATGTAGACAATAAGCTTGAACCAGATAGGAAAGTGCAACTTGCTAAGGAACTTAATTTGCAGCCAAGACAGGTTGCTATATGGTTTCAAAATCGACGAGCCCGGTGCAAAATGAAGCATATCGAGAGAGAATATGACATTTTAAAAGCAAGTTATGATAAACTGAAAGCAGATTACGACACCCTTTACAAAGAAAATGAGAATCTTAAAAACGAG GTTCATTTGCTAAAAAAGCCAAAGTTGGAAGCAATTTATGTTCGAAATCAAGCATTAATGGACGTAGCAAACTCGGCAAAAAGTGATGTTTTGGATCCGGACAGCCCACATTACACAGATGGGAACCATTCAGGATTGTTGGATCCAGCTGATTCTTCACACCTTTTGGAACCAACAGACCCTTCTGATTTTTCTCAAGATGAAGATGATAGCTTAAGCAGAAGCCTGCTGCTGTCTTCATCTTGCTTCCAAAAACTTGAACTCGAAAAGCACGATGATTTGCAGCCGAATTCTTGCAATTTGGGGTTTCCCATTCAAGATCAAGGCACATGGTTCTGGTCATATTGa
- the LOC140882591 gene encoding uncharacterized protein At1g27050 — protein sequence MNTRKREKPYLSRHAPYSFPKRRRPLHLDATVGVDEFDNSSSSATSDKSHTTVVVIGVPSDCSVLDLKSRFEMYGPISRTRMDPNGLAYVSFRSNDSAQSAVAAARDPDFPITLDSVPVQVIWASNPVSQWRGGVRLQNGLSSKLLRAEIPLSRHGRGNKLGSAIVNPREEHDKRSSKHDVAKNGNKLNDGPAISNSVLDGPIKGREIVAYDDIL from the exons ATGAACACCCGGAAGAGGGAAAAGCCCTATCTTTCCCGCCACGCCCCTTACTCCTTCCCTAAACGCCGCCGTCCTCTACACCTCGATGCCACCGTCGGTGTCGATGAATTCGATAATTCTTCTTCCTCCGCCACGTCCGATAAGTCTCATACGACGGTGGTCGTTATTGGTGTGCCCAGCGACTGCTCGGTGTTGGACCTCAAGTCCAGATTCGAGATGTACGGTCCTATCTCTAGAACGCGCATGGATCCCAATGGTCTTGCTTACGTGAGCTTCAGATCCAACGATTCCGCTCAATCCGCTGTCGCTGCAGCCCGAGATCCAGATTTTCCTATCACACTAGATTCTGTCCCA GTACAGGTGATATGGGCTAGCAACCCAGTTTCACAATGGAGGGGAGGAGTTAGACTACAGAATGGGTTATCGTCGAAGCTCTTGAGAGCAGAAATCCCGTTGAGCCGGCATGGGAGAGGTAATAAGCTAGGGTCAGCTATTGTGAACCCTAGAGAAGAACATGATAAACGTAGCAGTAAACATGATGTTGCGAAAAATGGTAATAAACTTAATGATGGTCCTGCCATTAGTAATTCAGTTTTGGATGGGCCGATCAAGGGCAGGGAAATTGTTGCTTATGACGATATTTTGTGA
- the LOC140882590 gene encoding uncharacterized protein, whose amino-acid sequence MEFFQHAKTVRLRCAHDKYLTAEEDEESVTQDRSGSSRAAKWTVEFVDNSDDFIRLKSCYNKYLTASNKQFLLGMTGRKVLQTAPKRLDSSVEWEPVRENGVVKLKTRYGQFLRANGGLPPWRNSVTHDMPQRTECILWEVHVVEILEAQSPPVVSAPPLVEKSDSFSSVSSSSSTRSVKSAASFSRNELKDSFEIRSPPKGSGGRMIYFHIANEHGEIDEGFAELCIAFKGNDVVDLTKRLEWELGIEGITVCNRSPLNGKLYPLRLHLPPNNATMHIIVVPASSKVEYFPF is encoded by the exons ATGGAATTCTTCCAGCATGCCAAAACAGTCCGCTTGAGGTGCGCGCACGATAAATACTTAACCGCCGAGGAAGACGAAGAATCCGTCACCCAGGACCGCAGCGGCTCCTCCAGGGCTGCTAAGTGGACCGTAGAATTTGTGGATAATTCCGACGACTTTATCCGACTCAAGAGCTGCTATAACAAGTACTTGACTGCTTCCAATAAGCAGTTTCTTCTAGGGATGACCGGCCGTAAAGTTTTGCAGACGGCTCCTAAGCGACTTGACAGCTCGGTGGAGTGGGAGCCCGTCAGAGAAAATGGTGTCGTCAAGTTGAAGACGaggtatgggcagtttctgcgtGCGAATGGTGGTCTGCCACCGTGGAGAAACTCCGTCACGCATGATATGCCGCAGCGCACGGAGTGTATTTTGTGGGAGGTTCATGTGGTGGAGATTCTTGAAGCGCAGTCGCCTCCGGTTGTAAGTGCACCTCCACTGGTGGAGAAGTCCGATTCCTTTTCTTCTGTTTCCAGCTCTAGCTCCACTCGTTCGGTCAAATCTGCTGCTAGCTTCTCTCGGAACGAG TTAAAGGATTCTTTTGAAATAAGATCACCACCAAAGGGAAGCGGTGGAAGGATGATATACTTCCACATAGCCAATGAACATGGAGAAATCGACGAGGGTTTCGCAGAGCTCTGCATTGCATTCAAAGGGAACGATGTTGTTGATCTGACGAAAAGACTGGAATGGGAGTTGGGAATAGAGGGTATCACTGTGTGTAATCGGAGCCCTTTGAACGGCAAGCTTTACCCTCTCCGGCTCCATCTCCCCCCTAACAATGCAACTATGCATATTATTGTGGTTCCAGCTTCATCAAAAGTTGAATATTTTCCATTCTGA
- the LOC140878220 gene encoding uncharacterized protein: MTGRGRAKGRGNVADMTADQLSQFITQTVQAAMNQNPPPPPPPPEGQPNPMDAVWEEIRRLGWQVGGEYDGSSDPEEHLGRFENAALLHRYSDAIKCRVFLTTLVRSAQQWFNLLQPGSIRSFNDFSSAFLHQYASSKKYLKTSLSLFNLKQSEVEPLREYVQRFNTAALEVPAATADTLVNSFTQGLRGGEFFKSLVKKPPMTYDELLSRAEKYVNLEDAQRLRSQEGTSGSKPNTKLGAKAEGKTEGGRKRVAEEMNRVKGPYLYVPLSVSLEKAMQVCEDRRALVRPCNAEKGPRLPPSDKFCDFHQEYGHITNDCQRLGEEVQRIMYDDPRIRAELTRRANPPRQGRAPQWRNQRNDVGGNQGDHHGRAPQNGQGERVQPIANHPHRVMINMISGGSTDGDSGRARKAHGRRLENFEVNSQLNCPTDPSISFEREDLKDVVIPHNDPLLVTLTIANYDVAHIFVDTGSSVNIIFKETLDQIKLEGFELDPITTELYGFTGHALQPLGQIVLPLSLGNGEQRVTKMACFTVVEAPSSFNGILGRPALSDFRAVASTYHQKLKFPSGREMGVVRGDQKAARLCYANEKVLLMFEEGHEKVELIPGTQVVKLAADLSPSVKQSLVGCLKKNKDIFAWSVSELTGVSAEIMVHRLNILAGVRPIKQKKRHFGPDKDKVIKKEVEELLKA, translated from the exons ATGACAGGAAGAGGAAGAGCAAAGGGAAGAGGAAATGTGGCGGACATGACGGCAGATCAGCTTAGCCAGTTTATCACTCAAACGGTGCAAGCGGCCATGAATCAGAATCCACCACCACCTCCTCCTCCACCCGAAGGTCAGCCAAATCCAATGGATGCGGTGTGGGAAGAGATCAGGAGACTGGGTTGGCAAGTCGGAG GGGAGTATGATGGGAGCTCAGATCCGGAGGAGCACTTGGGAAGATTTGAAAACGCAGCTCTGTTACATAGATATTCGGATGCAATCAAGTGTAGGGTTTTCCTCACTACTCTGGTGAGGTCAGCTCAACAATGGTTCAACCTCCTACAACCTGGTAGTATTCGGAGTTTCAATGACTTCAGTTCAGCTTTTCTACACCAATATGCGAGTAGCAAGAAATATCTGAAGACTTCCCTCAGTTTGTTCAATCTGAAGCAATCTGAGGTGGAACCATTGCGGGAGTATGTTCAGCGCTTCAACACAGCGGCTCTAGAAGTACCTGCTGCCACTGCTGACACCTTGGTTAACTCTTTCACTCAAGGGTTGAGGGGAGGAGAGTTTTTCAAATCCCTGGTTAAGAAGCCTCCTATGACTTATGATGAGCTCCTTAGCCGAGCTGAGAAGTACGTAAATTTGGAGGATGCACAGAGGCTAAGAAGTCAGGAAGGAACGTCGGGGAGTAAGCCAAATACCAAGTTGGGAGCGAAGGCAGAGGGGAAGACAGAAGGGGGAAGGAAGAGGGTTGCAGAAGAGATGAACAGGGTTAAGGGACCTTATCTCTACGTCCCACTCTCAGTAAGCCTGGAGAAggcaatgcaagtatgtgaggaTAGACGAGCACTTGTAAGGCCTTGTAACGCTGAGAAAGGCCCGCGGTTGCCGCCGTCGGACAAGTTTTGCGATTTTCATCAGGAGTATGGTCATATCACCAATGATTGTCAGAGGCTAGGTGAGGAGGTTCAGAGGATTATGTATGATGACCCCCGAATCAGAGCTGAGCTGACTCGAAGGGCAAATCCGCCTCGTCAAGGCCGAGCTCCACAATGGAGGAATCAGAGGAATGACGTTGGAGGGAATCAAGGTGATCATCACGGAAGAGCTCCTCAGAATGGTCAGGGAGAAAGGGTTCAACCAATTGCAAATCACCCTCATAGGGTCATGATCAATATGATCTCAGGAGGTAGTACGGATGGAGATTCAGGAAGAGCTCGCAAGGCTCACGGGCGTAGGttggaaaattttgaggtaaACTCTCAGCTCAACTGTCCTACTGATCCGAGCATCAGTTTTGAAAGAGAAGATTTAAAGGATGTGGTGATACCTCATAATGACCCCTTATTGGTCACCTTGACCATAGCCAATTACGATGTGGCTCACATTTTTGTAGATACTGGGAGCTCAGTGAACATTATCTTTAAAGAAACCCTTGACCAAATAAAATTGGAAGGATTTGAGTTGGACCCAATCACCACGGAGTTGTATGGGTTCACGGGTCATGCTTTGCAACCATTGGGACAGATAGTGCTCCCATTATCTCTTGGAAATGGAGAGCAGAGAGTAACAAAAATGGCTTGCTTCACCGTGGTGGAGGCACCATCCTCTTTCAATGGAATATTGGGGCGCCCTGCCCTGAGTGATTTCCGAGCCGTGGCATCTACTTATCATCAGAAGTTGAAGTTCCCAAGTGGAAGAGAAATGGGGGTTGTTCGGGGTGATCAGAAAGCAGCTCGGTTGTGCTATGCGAATGAG AAGGTGCTTCTGATGTTCGAGGAAGGCCATGAGAAGGTGGAATTAATCCCGGGAACTCAGGTTGTCAAATTAGCTGCTGATCTGAGCCCATCAGTGAAGCAAAGCTTGGTTGGTTGCTTAAAGAAGAACAAAGATATTTTTGCTTGGTCTGTATCGGAACTCACAGGGGTCAGTGCAGAAATTATGGTTCATCGACTAAATATTCTTGCGGGAGTAAGACCGATAAAACAGAAGAAGAGACACTTTGGTCCAGACAAGGATAAGGTCATTAAAAAAGAGGTAGAGGAACTTCTTAAGGCATGA
- the LOC140881745 gene encoding hydroxyproline O-galactosyltransferase GALT6-like isoform X1, which translates to MGTIKRPKFDSLITLTRLRPIQVMMGLLVLYLILVSFEIPMVLKTGLGLESPEGEPSVTDVSNPFIRTQNDNQFSRQHMESGVFFLPERKMGQFRKISGLVFNYNEYDGTSKDEFLELHRVARDAFVLGKKVLKDLESGKFQFEAENRTLKQDAEPCPNSALLSGDIFVKKGKLMVIPCGLSLGSHVTVVGRPRWAQMVNDSKIAMLTERRENTMVSQFIMELQGLSAVDGEDPPRILHFNPRLKGDWSSHPVIEQNTCYRMQWGSAQRCEGWKSRADEETVDGQVKCEKWIRDDDSGSEESKASWWLNRLIGRTKKVMVDWPFPFAENKLFVLTLNAGLEGFHVNVDGRHISSFSYRPGFTLEDATGLFLSGDVDVHTIFAASLPTSHPNTAPQRHLELSKKWRAPALPVQPVDFFIGILSAGNHFAERMAVRKSWMQHTLIKSSNALARFFVAMHARKEVNVELMKEAEFFGDIVIVPYMDNYDLVVLKTIAICEYGVRTVAAKYIMKCDDDTFVRIDSVMMEVKKIQPFKSLYIGNINYYHKPLRHGKWAVTYKEWPEEVYPPYANGPGYIVSSDIARYIVTEFESRKLRLFKMEDVSMGMWVEQFNASKDVEYVHSLKFCQFGCIEDYHTAHYQSPKQMTCLWEKLQIQGKPLCCNMR; encoded by the exons ATGGGTACCATTAAGCGACCCAAGTTCGACTCGCTCATCACACTAACTCGTCTACGCCCGATTCAAGTCATGATGGGTTTGCTGGTTCTGTATCTAATACTGGTTAGCTTTGAGATTCCAATGGTTTTAAAAACAGGGTTGGGATTAGAATCGCCAGAGGGAGAGCCCTCTGTAACCGACGTCTCCAATCCATTCATCAGAACCCAAAACGATAATCAGTTTTCAAGGCAACATATGGAAAGTGGAGTCTTTTTTCTACCGGAGCGGAAAATGGGCCAGTTTAGGAAGATTTCAGGCCTTGTTTTCAATTATAATGAGTATGATGGTACTAGTAAAGATGAATTTTTGGAGTTGCATAGAGTAGCTAGGGACGCATTTGTGTTGGGAAAGAAAGTATTGAAGGATTTGGAATCTGGAAAATTCCAGTTTGAGGCAGAGAACCGGACGCTGAAGCAAGATGCAGAGCCTTGCCCCAATTCGGCATTGTTGTCGGGTGATATTTTTGTGAAGAAAGGGAAATTGATGGTGATTCCTTGTGGCTTGTCGTTGGGGTCCCATGTTACGGTGGTGGGGAGGCCTCGGTGGGCGCAAATGGTTAACGATTCCAAGATTGCAATGCTGACGGAGAGAAGAGAGAATACGATGGTATCACAGTTTATCATGGAGTTGCAGGGATTGAGCGCCGTGGATGGTGAGGATCCACCAAGGATATTGCATTTTAATCCGAGGCTTAAGGGAGACTGGAGCAGCCATCCAGTGATTGAGCAGAACACATGTTATAGAATGCAGTGGGGTTCTGCTCAACGGTGTGAAGGGTGGAAATCCAGGGCTGATGAGGAAACTG TTGATGGACAGGTAAAATGCGAAAAATGGATTCGTGACGATGACAGTGGGTCTGAAGAATCAAAGGCCTCATGGTGGTTGAACAGGCTGATTGGGAGGACGAAGAAGGTTATGGTTGATTGGCCCTTTCCTTTTGCTGAGAACAAGTTGTTTGTCCTTACGCTCAATGCTGGGCTTGAAGGCTTTCATGTAAATGTAGATGGAAGACATATTTCATCCTTTTCATACCGTCCC GGTTTTACTCTCGAAGATGCCACGGGCCTCTTTTTGAGTGGGGATGTTGATGTCCATACCATATTTGCAGCTTCTTTGCCCACTTCACATCCAAATACTGCACCACAGAGACATCTCGAGCTGTCCAAGAAATGGAGAGCCCCAGCGCTTCCAGTTCAACCAGTGGATTTCTTTATAGGCATCCTCTCTGCCGGCAATCATTTTGCAGAACGGATGGCAGTCAGAAAATCGTGGATGCAGCATACATTAATCAAATCTTCGAATGCCCTGGCTCGTTTTTTTGTAGCAATG CATGCTAGAAAGGAAGTGAATGTGGAGCTCATGAAAGAGGCGGAGTTCTTCGGCGACATTGTCATCGTGCCTTACATGGATAATTATGATCTTGTTGTGCTAAAGACCATTGCAATTTGTGAGTATGGG GTTCGCACAGTGGCTGCTAAGTACATCATGAAATGTGATGATGATACATTTGTAAGGATAGATTCTGTGATGATGGAAGTGAAAAAAATTCAACCCTTTAAAAGCTTATATATTGGAAATATTAACTACTATCACAAGCCTCTTCGACATGGTAAATGGGCTGTAACATATAAG GAATGGCCAGAAGAAGTCTATCCACCATATGCAAATGGACCCGGTTATATCGTGTCATCCGACATAGCACGTTATATCGTTACTGAGTTTGAATCGCGCAAACTAAGA TTATTCAAGATGGAAGATGTTAGCATGGGAATGTGGGTAGAGCAGTTTAATGCCTCGAAAGACGTGGAATATGTGCATAGCTTAAAGTTTTGTCAGTTTGGATGCATTGAAGATTATCATACTGCACATTATCAATCCCCAAAACAGATGACTTGCCTGTGGGAAAAATTGCAAATTCAAGGAAAACCATTGTGCTGCAACATGAGATGA
- the LOC140881745 gene encoding hydroxyproline O-galactosyltransferase GALT6-like isoform X2 — protein sequence MGTIKRPKFDSLITLTRLRPIQVMMGLLVLYLILVSFEIPMVLKTGLGLESPEGEPSVTDVSNPFIRTQNDNQFSRQHMESGVFFLPERKMGQFRKISGLVFNYNEYDGTSKDEFLELHRVARDAFVLGKKVLKDLESGKFQFEAENRTLKQDAEPCPNSALLSGDIFVKKGKLMVIPCGLSLGSHVTVVGRPRWAQMVNDSKIAMLTERRENTMVSQFIMELQGLSAVDGEDPPRILHFNPRLKGDWSSHPVIEQNTCYRMQWGSAQRCEGWKSRADEETVDGQVKCEKWIRDDDSGSEESKASWWLNRLIGRTKKVMVDWPFPFAENKLFVLTLNAGLEGFHVNVDGRHISSFSYRPGFTLEDATGLFLSGDVDVHTIFAASLPTSHPNTAPQRHLELSKKWRAPALPVQPVDFFIGILSAGNHFAERMAVRKSWMQHTLIKSSNALARFFVAMHARKEVNVELMKEAEFFGDIVIVPYMDNYDLVVLKTIAICEYGVRTVAAKYIMKCDDDTFVRIDSVMMEVKKIQPFKSLYIGNINYYHKPLRHGMARRSLSTICKWTRLYRVIRHSTLYRY from the exons ATGGGTACCATTAAGCGACCCAAGTTCGACTCGCTCATCACACTAACTCGTCTACGCCCGATTCAAGTCATGATGGGTTTGCTGGTTCTGTATCTAATACTGGTTAGCTTTGAGATTCCAATGGTTTTAAAAACAGGGTTGGGATTAGAATCGCCAGAGGGAGAGCCCTCTGTAACCGACGTCTCCAATCCATTCATCAGAACCCAAAACGATAATCAGTTTTCAAGGCAACATATGGAAAGTGGAGTCTTTTTTCTACCGGAGCGGAAAATGGGCCAGTTTAGGAAGATTTCAGGCCTTGTTTTCAATTATAATGAGTATGATGGTACTAGTAAAGATGAATTTTTGGAGTTGCATAGAGTAGCTAGGGACGCATTTGTGTTGGGAAAGAAAGTATTGAAGGATTTGGAATCTGGAAAATTCCAGTTTGAGGCAGAGAACCGGACGCTGAAGCAAGATGCAGAGCCTTGCCCCAATTCGGCATTGTTGTCGGGTGATATTTTTGTGAAGAAAGGGAAATTGATGGTGATTCCTTGTGGCTTGTCGTTGGGGTCCCATGTTACGGTGGTGGGGAGGCCTCGGTGGGCGCAAATGGTTAACGATTCCAAGATTGCAATGCTGACGGAGAGAAGAGAGAATACGATGGTATCACAGTTTATCATGGAGTTGCAGGGATTGAGCGCCGTGGATGGTGAGGATCCACCAAGGATATTGCATTTTAATCCGAGGCTTAAGGGAGACTGGAGCAGCCATCCAGTGATTGAGCAGAACACATGTTATAGAATGCAGTGGGGTTCTGCTCAACGGTGTGAAGGGTGGAAATCCAGGGCTGATGAGGAAACTG TTGATGGACAGGTAAAATGCGAAAAATGGATTCGTGACGATGACAGTGGGTCTGAAGAATCAAAGGCCTCATGGTGGTTGAACAGGCTGATTGGGAGGACGAAGAAGGTTATGGTTGATTGGCCCTTTCCTTTTGCTGAGAACAAGTTGTTTGTCCTTACGCTCAATGCTGGGCTTGAAGGCTTTCATGTAAATGTAGATGGAAGACATATTTCATCCTTTTCATACCGTCCC GGTTTTACTCTCGAAGATGCCACGGGCCTCTTTTTGAGTGGGGATGTTGATGTCCATACCATATTTGCAGCTTCTTTGCCCACTTCACATCCAAATACTGCACCACAGAGACATCTCGAGCTGTCCAAGAAATGGAGAGCCCCAGCGCTTCCAGTTCAACCAGTGGATTTCTTTATAGGCATCCTCTCTGCCGGCAATCATTTTGCAGAACGGATGGCAGTCAGAAAATCGTGGATGCAGCATACATTAATCAAATCTTCGAATGCCCTGGCTCGTTTTTTTGTAGCAATG CATGCTAGAAAGGAAGTGAATGTGGAGCTCATGAAAGAGGCGGAGTTCTTCGGCGACATTGTCATCGTGCCTTACATGGATAATTATGATCTTGTTGTGCTAAAGACCATTGCAATTTGTGAGTATGGG GTTCGCACAGTGGCTGCTAAGTACATCATGAAATGTGATGATGATACATTTGTAAGGATAGATTCTGTGATGATGGAAGTGAAAAAAATTCAACCCTTTAAAAGCTTATATATTGGAAATATTAACTACTATCACAAGCCTCTTCGACATG GAATGGCCAGAAGAAGTCTATCCACCATATGCAAATGGACCCGGTTATATCGTGTCATCCGACATAGCACGTTATATCGTTACTGA